A window of the Cucurbita pepo subsp. pepo cultivar mu-cu-16 chromosome LG01, ASM280686v2, whole genome shotgun sequence genome harbors these coding sequences:
- the LOC111798646 gene encoding hydroxyproline O-galactosyltransferase GALT6-like, protein MKRGKFDSMVSRNRIRLLQILMGLVFLYLLLMSFEIPLVYRTGYESVPGDETFGFTSDALPRSFLLESEEEMGDKDAPRRPSDDPFKISYGAPHRTPERRMREFSKVSGLVFDEATFDRNASKGEFSELQKAAKHAWVVGKKLWEDLESGKIELKPETKTENQSEPCPHSITLSGSEFETQSRIMVLPCGLTLWSHITVVGTPRWAHSEQDPKISILREGDDPVMVSQFMMELQGLKTVDGEDPPRILHFNPRLKGDWSGKPVIEQNTCYRMQWSTALRCEGWKSRADEETVDGQVKCEKWIRDDDSRSEESKVIWWLNRLIGRTKKVAIDWPFPFAEGRLFVLTVSAGLEGYHINVDGRHITSFPYRTGFVLEDATGLSVNGDIDVHSIFAASLPTAHPSFAPKKHMEMLAQWKAPPLPEKSVELFIGILSAGNHFAERMAVRKSWMQHKLIRSSLVVARFFVAMHGRKEVNIELKKEAEYFADIVMVPYMDNYDLVVLKTIAICEYGVRTVAAKYIMKCDDDTFVRVDAVIDEAHKVRAGRSLYVGNMNYHHKPLRYGKWAVTYEEWPEEDYPAYANGPGYILSSDIAEYIVSEFEKHKLRLFKMEDVSMGMWVEQFNSSKPVEFLHSLRFCQFGCIEDYLTAHYQSPRQMMCLWEKLMQQTKPQCCNMR, encoded by the exons ATGAAACGGGGGAAATTTGATTCCATGGTATCGCGAAATCGAATCAGGTtgcttcaaattttgatgggTTTGGTGTTTTTATATCTGCTTTTGATGAGTTTTGAAATCCCGCTGGTGTATCGAACCGGATATGAGTCGGTGCCTGGTGATGAAACATTTGGATTCACCAGCGACGCTTTGCCGAGGTCGTTTCTGCTTGAAAGTGAAGAGGAAATGGGGGATAAGGATGCCCCTCGTCGACCCTCTGATGATCCCTTTAAGATTTCTTATGGCGCGCCGCATCGGACACCCGAGAGGCGAATGCGTGAGTTCAGTAAAGTTTCGGGATTAGTGTTTGACGAAGCCACATTTGATCGTAATGCTAGTAAGGGCGAGTTCTCCGAGCTTCAAAAAGCGGCTAAGCATGCTTGGGTAGTGGGGAAAAAGCTCTGGGAGGACTTAGAGTCCGGGAAGATTGAGCTCAAACCTGAAACAAAGACAGAGAATCAGTCGGAGCCATGTCCACATTCGATTACGCTTTCTGGATCCGAATTTGAGACACAGAGTCGGATTATGGTGCTCCCCTGCGGCTTGACGCTCTGGTCGCATATTACTGTGGTGGGGACACCTCGTTGGGCTCACTCGGAACAGGATCCCAAGATTTCAATCTTGAGGGAAGGGGATGATCCAGTGATGGTATCACAGTTTATGATGGAGTTGCAAGGGCTGAAGACGGTGGATGGCGAAGACCCACCAAGAATACTTCATTTCAATCCAAGGTTGAAGGGAGATTGGAGTGGCAAGCCTGTTATCGAACAGAACACTTGTTATAGGATGCAGTGGAGCACAGCGCTGAGATGTGAGGGATGGAAATCCAGGGCGGATGAAGAAACTG TTGATGGGCAGGTAAAATGTGAGAAGTGGATTCGTGATGACGACAGCCGTTCTGAAGAATCGAAGGTAATATGGTGGTTAAATAGGTTAATAGGACGCACGAAAAAGGTGGCGATCGATTGGCCATTTCCTTTCGCGGAGGGCAGACTATTTGTTCTAACTGTGAGTGCTGGGCTGGAAGGTTACCATATCAATGTCGATGGAAGGCACATCACGTCTTTTCCATATCGCACT GGGTTTGTTCTGGAGGATGCCACTGGTTTATCTGTAAATGGCGATATAGACGTGCACTCCATATTTGCTGCTTCCTTACCCACTGCACATCCTAGTTTTGCACCAAAGAAGCATATGGAGATGTTGGCACAATGGAAAGCCCCTCCACTTCCCGAAAAAAGCGTGGAGCTTTTCATTGGCATCCTTTCTGCTGGCAATCATTTTGCAGAACGAATGGCGGTTAGGAAGTCTTGGATGCAGCATAAGTTGATCAGATCTTCACTAGTCGTTGCTCGGTTTTTTGTGGCAATG CACGGAAGAAAGGAAGTAAATATTGAGTTAAAGAAAGAAGCGGAGTACTTCGCGGATATCGTCATGGTTCCTTACATGGATAACTATGATCTTGTTGTACTGAAGACAATTGCAATCTGTGAATATGGG GTTCGCACGGTGGCTGCAAAATATATCATGAAGTGTGATGATGATACATTTGTTAGAGTAGATGCAGTGATTGATGAAGCTCACAAGGTGCGAGCTGGCAGGAGCCTTTATGTTGGAAATATGAACTATCACCATAAACCTCTTCGATATGGAAAATGGGCGGTGACGTACGAG GAATGGCCAGAAGAAGATTACCCAGCTTACGCCAATGGACCGGGTTACATTTTATCATCCGACATTGCTGAGTATATAGTATCTGAATTTGAGAAGCACAAATTAAGG TTGTTCAAGATGGAAGATGTGAGCATGGGAATGTGGGTGGAGCAGTTCAACAGTTCAAAACCAGTGGAATTCCTTCACAGTCTAAGGTTTTGCCAGTTTGGGTGTATTGAA